CTGTGTGTCGCGGCCGAACGACAGGAAAAAGGTACGTCGGCACGAACCACCGCCAATGGCTTCTCGAACGATGAATGCGGGGCCGCTGGCGTACGCGAAAACGCTCTCTACCGTCGTCGCGATCCCGATCGCGGGGTTCCTCGTCGGCACGCTGCTCATGTCCCTCGCGATGGCTCTCTTCACAGCCTTCGGCATCGACCTCCTCGAACGGCCGACGCTCCAGATCGTCGTCGGGGTCGTCACCCTCCAAGGATTGGGGTTCGGCTCGGTCGCGCTGTTTTACCTCTCGACGCGAGATGACGGATTCGGCCTGCTCAGAGCCGCCGTACCCGGTCTGCGCGATTTCATTTGGATGGCGGCCGGCCTGATCGCCCTGTTCGGCGCGCTGATCCTGGTCGGCATCCTTCAGACGACCTTCGGGATCGAATCGGCCGATCACAGCCTCGTCGATCTGGGGACGCAGAACCCCGAGCTCCTCCTCGTTCTCGTCCCGCTGTCGATCCTGCTGGTCGGTCCCGGCGAGGAGCTGCTCTTTCGCGGGATCGTCCAGCAGCTGCTCAGGGATCGATTCGGTGTCCTCTTGGGGATCGGGACCGCGAGCGTCATATTCTCGGTAGCCCACGTCAGCTCGCTCTCCGGCGAAGGGCTGCTGGCGACACTCATAACCTACGTCGTTCTCAGCGTGATCCTCGGCGTGAGCTACGAGTACAGCGGCAACATCGTCGTCCCGGCCGTGATCCACGGGCTGTTCAACGCGATCCAGTTCCTGATCCTCTACTGGACCTTGACGACCGGTTCCGAGGAGATGCTGGCGTTGCTCGTGTTCTGAGTCACCGTCACGTCTCCTCGCGGACCATCGCCTCGATCCCGTCGAAGCCGACCTCGATACGTTCGAGGTCGTTCGCGAAGCTAACCCGGAGATAACCCGCACCCGCCTCGCCGAAGCCGTTACCGGGGGCGGTGACGACGCCGTACTCGCGCAGCAGGCGTTTCGCGATCGAGAGCGTGTCGCCTGGCAGCGCGCTCACGTCGACGAAGGCGTAGAAGGCGCCCTCGGGCGGGACCGCCGAGATGGCTGGAATCGAGGCGATCCGGTCGACGACGTACTCGCGGCGCTCGGCGAACGCATCGTACATCGCGCGGGTCGACTCCTCCGTTCCGGTGATCGCCGCGAGCGCGGCATGCTGGGCGACGCTGGAGGCGCAGGCGGTCGTGACCTCGTGGACCTTCGCCACCTCGTCGAGCACTCCCGGCGGCCCGGCGAGCCAGCCGAGTCGCCAGCCGGTCATCGCGTAGCGCTTCGAACAGGAGTCGACGGTGAGCACTCGATTGGGATCGTCGACGTAGCTCGCGACCGCACGGTCCGCGCCCTCGTAGACGAGCCCGCGGTAGACCTCGTCGGCGATCACGTATGCGTCGTACTCCGCGGCCGCCGTGGCGACCTGGCGGATGGCTTCGGGGTCGAACACCCGTCCCGTCGGGTTGGACGGCGAGGTCAGCACCACGGCCGCGGTCTCCTCGTCCATCGCGTCGATCACGGTCGCCGGATCGAGCGCGAACCCCTCCGCTTCGGGGAGCGCGACCTCGATCGGGACGCCGCCGGCGAGTCGGGTCTGAGTGCGGTAGTTCGGCCACGCGGGCGCGGGGATCACGACCTCCGAACCGGGATCGACGACGGTGAGCATCGCCAGATGGAGCGCCTCCATTCCGCCGGTCGTGACGACCACACCAGCGGGAGTCAGCGCCTCGCTCTCGGCGGCGATCGCCTCGCGGAGCGCGGGCATGCCGGCGTTCGAGGTGTAATGGGTCTCGCCCCCGCGAGCGGCCTCGACCGCGGCGTCGACGATGTGGTCGGGCGTATCGAAGTCC
The sequence above is a segment of the Halalkalicoccus subterraneus genome. Coding sequences within it:
- a CDS encoding CPBP family intramembrane glutamic endopeptidase is translated as MASRTMNAGPLAYAKTLSTVVAIPIAGFLVGTLLMSLAMALFTAFGIDLLERPTLQIVVGVVTLQGLGFGSVALFYLSTRDDGFGLLRAAVPGLRDFIWMAAGLIALFGALILVGILQTTFGIESADHSLVDLGTQNPELLLVLVPLSILLVGPGEELLFRGIVQQLLRDRFGVLLGIGTASVIFSVAHVSSLSGEGLLATLITYVVLSVILGVSYEYSGNIVVPAVIHGLFNAIQFLILYWTLTTGSEEMLALLVF
- a CDS encoding pyridoxal phosphate-dependent aminotransferase, which codes for MTTPTPEGRITERVASAERSAIRVMFDMAEAHDGDLVRLEVGEPDFDTPDHIVDAAVEAARGGETHYTSNAGMPALREAIAAESEALTPAGVVVTTGGMEALHLAMLTVVDPGSEVVIPAPAWPNYRTQTRLAGGVPIEVALPEAEGFALDPATVIDAMDEETAAVVLTSPSNPTGRVFDPEAIRQVATAAAEYDAYVIADEVYRGLVYEGADRAVASYVDDPNRVLTVDSCSKRYAMTGWRLGWLAGPPGVLDEVAKVHEVTTACASSVAQHAALAAITGTEESTRAMYDAFAERREYVVDRIASIPAISAVPPEGAFYAFVDVSALPGDTLSIAKRLLREYGVVTAPGNGFGEAGAGYLRVSFANDLERIEVGFDGIEAMVREET